The DNA window TTTCCTGATAGTCCATCTTCATGACCATCGGTCCGAATGCCTCGGGATTATCCAGCCCTTCGACCGGCATCACCTCACTGCCAAGCGAAATCATATCTTCATTTAGCTTCGCATACCACAGCCCGTTATTGCCCCAGAACAGATAGCCTTGACCGTCATCGTCAATAAATACCGACGGATCGATATATCCCCAGTTTCCCGGCACAAGAGGCTTTCCTATGGCATCGCGATAAGGACCTTCCGGTCTGTCGGCGACAGCCACACCTATTCCATGAAGCCCCACGGCAGTGTCCTCCGCACAGATATACCAATACCATTTTCCATTACGCTCAATGGCCTGCGATGCCCATGCGTTGTCTCCCTGCTTGGCCCACTTGAACGTGGCGGTTGAAACAGGCGCTCCGCGATATGTCCAGTTGACCATATTTGTGGTGCTATAGAGCAGCCAATCCTTCATCTTAAAATATTGTGCGTCATCCTCATCATGATCTGTAAACAGATATACCGTATCGCCATGCACATAAGGAGCCGGATCGGGAGTGAACATGGTGTGGATTACTGGATTTTGCGCGGCAAGAACGACCGGCAGCAGAGCCAACGCAGCAAGCGGAATTACAGACAGAGTTTTCATTAATTTTTCCTTTTTCAGTCAAAATGTTTGTTTTAACCATTGTTAAACAAATGATTGCTTTTATCGGTCACAAATTTAACAATCATTCTTAAATATCCACGTTTCAATATGCCTCAATCCATTCTGTTTTCTAAAGGCCGGCGTATGACCATGTCGCAAAACCATACGTGATTGAATCATCCCTCTTGTGGTTTTGCCGGAAAATCGCTATTTTTGCGCTATTTATATTATATACGCGCGTGAATGATTAAACTTTTAATCTTCTCATGTGTCTAAACTATAAGATAGCAGTCAATAGAATCTCTCACTTCTAAGCATATCTATCAAAATGAACTTTAAACGACTTACACTTTTTGTGGCAACCGCATTTGCAGCCGTCGGATTTATGTCAGCCCAGTCATATTTTGACGATGACATCTACTACAATGCGTCAAAAGCCACCAAGCCTGCCAAAACGCAGACAAAGAATTCATCATCCAACTGTAAAGCCGTGGTTGTTTATGACTATCCGTCGGCCGACACCTATACTGTCAACGGGACTCGCTCCATAAGCGTCGACGAATACAACCGCCGTGGCATCTTCGCGACAGATTCACTGAGCGCTGACACAACGGCTACCGATTTCGCATATACACGCCGAATCGAGCAATTCTATAACCCGGACATCGTAAATGCTTCCGGCGACAAGGAACTTGCCAACATCTATTATATGGAACCCGACGAGGTCAACATATATGTCAATACGCCGTCAGGTTATTGGGGCTATGATTATTTCTATCCCTACAGCGCATGGAACACACCCTATTGGGCGAGCAACTACTGGCGCTGGAACTCCAGCTGGTACTGGGGTTCATGGTATGACCCCTACTGGTCATGGAACTGGGGATGGGGACCCGGATGGGGACCGTCTTGGGCATGGGGCCCTGCATGGGGTCCGTCATGGGGATGGGGGCCTGCATGGGGTCCGTCATGGGGATGGGGGCCCTCGTGGGGTGGTGGACGACCATACAATCCACGCCACCCGGGAGCGTTCGGCCATTTGCCCAATGGATCCGGAACTCCGGCAACAAGCGTACGGCCTGGAATCTCCAACCGCCATCATGGCGTTTCCAACCGTGATTTCATTGTCAACAGACCATCAACAAACAGTCGTCCCGGTGTTTCAACCAGACCCGGCATAAGCACCCGACCCGGAATAAACTCCAACACGACGACTAATAACCGTCGACCGACAACGACTACCCGTCCATCCAACAATAACAACTATACACGACCGAATTATAATAATAACAACTCTAACTACAATCGTCCATCAACAACAAACGGCGGACGATACAACGGCGGTAGCTATACCGGCGGTGGAAACCGTGGAGGTTTTGGAGGCGGTTCACGCACGTCGGGCGGAGGCCGTGGCCGTCACTAATCGATAATCCATCTCATAGAGCACCGTACATCATATAATATGTTCGGAATGTACGGTGCTTATAATCTTTTTGTCTATTAAAAAACTCACAAACTTCAGCTTATGAACAAGAATGTATTGGCAGGGATGCTTGTAGCTCTCCCGGGAGCTATCATGGCGCAGACAGCTATTGATGCCTACTCAATATCCCAAAATGACCTAAGAGGATCTGCCCGCTTCATGTCGATGGGCGGCGCGTTCACAGCTCTTGGAGGCGACATATCCACCCTCAACCAGAACCCCGGCGGTATCGGAGTCTATCGCAGCAGCGACCTTTCAGCGACTCTCGATATAACCATGCAGTCGTCGAAATTTCGTGCCGGAGGGTTTTCGAATACCGAAAACCATACTAATGTCGGATGTAATAGTTTCGGCTACGTCGGTGCTGTCAACCTCGGTTCAAACTCCGCCATGCCATTCTTCAACTGGGGTGCAAGCTATTCGCGTCTTGCGTCATTTGACCGCCGCTATAGTGGCAGTATGGGCGCGATAGCTACATCTCTCACTAACCTTGTGGCGGATTTCACCAATGCCGACAGCTGGCATCAGAACGAGCTCTACAGCAACGACTACAATGTCTTCAACCCCTATCTTGACGGTGGAGCTCCTTGGACAAGTATCCTCATGTACAGCGCCTACGGTATCAACCCGGTTTCTCCCGATGCCAACTCCTATATCGGCCTTTATGACTATAACCGCTCGGTAGGGTCAGCAGCCGTCAGCGTAGAGGAAAAAGGTCATGTGGATGAATACTCCATCAACTTCGGCGGAAACGTTTCAGACGTAGTGTACTGGGGCATCGGTTTTGGAATCACAGACATTGATTACCGTTCACGCACATTCTACAGCGAGAGCATCGATAACGCGAATGTACCTGCTCCGAACGGTTCAACAGACTCCTACACATCGGGAACAGCCGACTATACTCTCGGAAACTACAAACACATCTGGGGTAGCGGATTCAACTTCAAGGCGGGTCTTATTTTCAAGCCTATCAATGAATTCCGTCTCGGTATCGCAGTGCATACTCCGACCTACTATAACCTCTCTTATGAAGGCAGCGGTTCTATGACCTACGCATATCAGTCGGGCGCCTATGGTCAGGGCCAAACTCTCAAAGGCACTGAGGTTACTGACGAAGGATATCTTGACGAATTTGACTGGAAAAGCCGCACACCCTGGCGTCTGATGGTCGGAGCAGCCGGAGTCATCGGCGGTCGCGCAATCATAAGCGCCGACTATGAATATCGTGCCTCCAACGACATTAAAGTGCAGGACTTCAACGGCAATGACTACGCAGACATTAATTCTGATGTAAAGACCTACTACAAAGCTCAAAACATAATGCGCCTCGGTCTCGAATACCGTCTGACACCTCAGTTCAGCCTTCGTGCCGGCTATGTCTACGAAACATCGCCTGTCACCACCGAAGCAATGGATGGATACAGCATCACTCCAAACGGACCTGCCGCCACCTATATATATACAAGTGGTCCGCATGATACCGAAACCCTGCCATCCTACACTTTCGACAAAACGACACAGTATATCACCTGTGGTCTCGGCTATCGCTACAAGAATTTCTATGCTGACGCTGCCTATGTGCATCGTTCACGCAAAAGCAAATTCAGCGCATTCACAGATTATAACGAAAATGCCACCGGCGACCTCATCATTGCTCCGACAGGAACTGTCAGCGACAATAACAACTCAATCGTACTGACCGTGGGATTCCGTTTCTAACCCACAGTAAACCTCATCATGAAGATGCGTCTAAGGACGCAGACTTATCAACTCAAATCCCATCTCACAAATGGCAAAAAAGGCTTCGAGAAATCCGAAACGTAAAGCAGCTGACGAAAACATTGACCTTAACAACCCGGAATTCATCAAAGCCTGGGAACTTATCCAACATACCAGACAGTCGATTTTCCTGACCGGCAAAGCCGGGACGGGAAAATCGACTTTTCTGCGCTACATAACTTCCCACACCCATAAGAAGCATGTGGTTCTCGCTCCTACGGGAATAGCGGCAGTCAATGTCGGCGGAGTCACGCTGCACTCTTTTTTCCGTATTCCGTTCAAGCCAATCGTCCCCGATGACCCTGACTTCCTTCCTGACCGCATCAAGCAGCGAATGAAATACCCCGGAAGTCTCGTCAAACTTATCCGCGAAGTAGAGCTTATAATAATCGACGAAATATCAATGGTGCGCGCGGATATAATAGACTTCGTTGATCTTCTCCTGCGCACCTATTCCGGCAACCAGCGAGAACCGTTCGGCGGAAAACAGCTACTCTTCGTAGGCGACATTTTCCAGCTTGAACCGGTTCTTTCAGGCGACATGCGCGACATCCTGCGAAAATTCTATCGCGACCCGTTCTTCTTCTCAGCCCGCGTGTTTGAGCGGATGCGTCTTGTCCCGATTGAACTACGCAAAATCTACCGTCAGAGCGAGGGTGATTTCGTAGAGCTTCTTGATCGGATTCGCACTGGTTCGGTAACCCGTGAAGATCTCATACATCTTAACACACGATACCTCACCATCCCATCGCTGCTTGACCAAGCCGAGACCAAGCCGACAATGACCCTTGCATCGCGTCGCGATATGGTCGACCACATCAATGAAACCCGGCTTGAAGCCATCGAACGCCCCCTTGTGGTATTCACGGGCACAATACGAGGCGATTTCCCTGAAAACTCCCTGCCAACCGACCTTGAACTCTCGCTAAAAGAAGGAGCACAGGTGGTGTTCATAAAAAATTCGCCCGACAGACTGTGGGTCAACGGCACAATCGGGACGGTGGAGACACTCACGAAAGATCTGATAGAAGTCAGGCTTGAAAACGGTTCTATACACGCAGTCGAACCTGAAAAATGGTCCAACATAAGATATATCTACGACTCCCAGACTCGTAAAATCTACGAAGAAGAGCTCGGAAGCTTTACACAATATCCCATAAAACTTGCATGGGCGCTCACAATCCATAAAAGTCAGGGACTTACGTTCAATAATGTCATAATCGACATAGGCCGTGGAGCATTCACCGGCGGACAAACATACGTAGCGTTGTCCCGCTGCCGCAGTTTTGAGGGAATGACTCTGCGCTCGACGGTTGCAGACCGCGATATCTTTGTCAATCCGGCCATAATAAATTTCAGCCGCTCATTCAACGACCCGATAATCATCGACGAGGCCATGCGTAAGGCGCATGCCGACGAATGTTATCTCAACGCCATAGCCAACGCCGACAAAGGTGATCTTGCCCGAGCATTCGAACTGTTTGTCGAAGGAAACAAGTCATGGCCAATACTTGAGAACGCGAGCGCAATGCGCCTTGCCCGAAGGAAACTTGGTGTTGTCGATTCACTCAGACAGCGCGTAGCCGAACTTGAGGCTCGAATCGAGTCTGATACACGCCGTTTCACAGATATGGCACACGAATATACATTGCTTGGCGATGATTGCCGTCTTGACGATATGCCACTACCTGCAATCGCCAATTACGACAAAGCATTGACCCTGCTTCCTGACCATGTGCCAGCCCTATACGGACGCGCGCTTGCCTACATGGCTCTCGAAGACTACACGGCGGCCATAAGCGATTTCGACAAAGTGATCACACTCCAACCTGACCATTTCGACTCACTTGTACGCATGGGACTGGCATATCATAATCTCTCGGACCAACACAACGCGATGGACCGCTGTCTCATCGCCCTTGACCTCAGCGAGACCCACGACTATCCGCGACCTCTGCTATCGACACTTCACTCACTCCTCGCCGACATCTACGATTCGATCGGCGACGCATCCTCTGCCCAACACCACCGCCAGATAGCCAAACGGCTTAAACGATAGCTGCCGTTATAACCGATACAATTATATATGTATAAATATCGAACGGTCCGCAGGTGAAATCACCTGCGGACCGTTCGATATTACTATCTATACAGTTAGCGATAATGCTATGATACCGTCTTTATTTACTGAAAAAGATTGAAAATAATTTCTTTACTAGAAATGTTAATTCTAATTTCTTTGTAAGAGATAATAATGCAGTGCAAAGATACGGAAAATCCCTATAAATCTGATAGTTTTCTGTAAAAATTTAATCATGGCATCGTGGTATATATGTTAAATCGTGAGTATCTTTATTTTAATTGTGATTGTAATATAATGATTGATAGGCTGTTGTGTATTGTGCAAATCTCTTACAAAGAGATGATACCTATGAAAACAAGTTGCTTGCATAGTCTTTCAATGCCGAATACTACTGACATGCCACATCTTAAACCGCTATCAGTCAACACAAAAGCTACACTGACGGCGGGAAGGAAAGAAGTAGCAGACGGAATCGAAAATATTCGCGCAACGCAAATCTGCATCCCCTCTGAGACTCAACCGGTTTCAGCGTTATCCTTTACGGATTATGTCAAATCTGCGGCAGGATCCATATTGAAAGACGACTACATTGCCGAGCGGACGGTAATCTCATTCAACTCCATCCGAAAGGTCACATCGGAAGTCTCGTTTGATGCAGACGAACGCAATATCCGAAACTGGCTTGCCATAATGCTCCGAAAAGGGACTTCGCCTGTGACGCTCCGGCGATACCTTGGCAAGCTCCACAAGCTGTACTCAGACTTCAGAGGCGTGACTATACAAGGAGAGGCACTATTCTCCTCTCTCCGGGAGACAATCTCAGACCAATCGCTCTATGGCAGCCGTCAGGACTGTGAGACATTGAACAAGATAAAAGATCTGCCTTCGAGATTGCAGTCTATGCCAACGGCTCAGGCTTCCATCGCAAAAGCAATGATGTATATATTCTATCTCGGAGGTGCGCCCTATTCTGTGATAAGCGATTTGCGTTTCAACGACGATATTCCTGAAATAGACCAGCTTAGAGAGATTGTCGAATCAATGCCGAGGGAACGGCGGACCTACGTTTTCCCGTTCAAGCACGGCTCAGTCCGCCAGCGACAACTTCACCGTGAAATGACCGCCGGATTCACGACACTGCTTTCTGACCTTGCCATCCGTCCGGGTGACGCATTCTCGGCGGAAACAATCTGCGTATGGTGGATTGACGCAGCAATTGAATGC is part of the Duncaniella dubosii genome and encodes:
- a CDS encoding OmpP1/FadL family transporter, whose translation is MNKNVLAGMLVALPGAIMAQTAIDAYSISQNDLRGSARFMSMGGAFTALGGDISTLNQNPGGIGVYRSSDLSATLDITMQSSKFRAGGFSNTENHTNVGCNSFGYVGAVNLGSNSAMPFFNWGASYSRLASFDRRYSGSMGAIATSLTNLVADFTNADSWHQNELYSNDYNVFNPYLDGGAPWTSILMYSAYGINPVSPDANSYIGLYDYNRSVGSAAVSVEEKGHVDEYSINFGGNVSDVVYWGIGFGITDIDYRSRTFYSESIDNANVPAPNGSTDSYTSGTADYTLGNYKHIWGSGFNFKAGLIFKPINEFRLGIAVHTPTYYNLSYEGSGSMTYAYQSGAYGQGQTLKGTEVTDEGYLDEFDWKSRTPWRLMVGAAGVIGGRAIISADYEYRASNDIKVQDFNGNDYADINSDVKTYYKAQNIMRLGLEYRLTPQFSLRAGYVYETSPVTTEAMDGYSITPNGPAATYIYTSGPHDTETLPSYTFDKTTQYITCGLGYRYKNFYADAAYVHRSRKSKFSAFTDYNENATGDLIIAPTGTVSDNNNSIVLTVGFRF
- a CDS encoding AAA family ATPase, with protein sequence MAKKASRNPKRKAADENIDLNNPEFIKAWELIQHTRQSIFLTGKAGTGKSTFLRYITSHTHKKHVVLAPTGIAAVNVGGVTLHSFFRIPFKPIVPDDPDFLPDRIKQRMKYPGSLVKLIREVELIIIDEISMVRADIIDFVDLLLRTYSGNQREPFGGKQLLFVGDIFQLEPVLSGDMRDILRKFYRDPFFFSARVFERMRLVPIELRKIYRQSEGDFVELLDRIRTGSVTREDLIHLNTRYLTIPSLLDQAETKPTMTLASRRDMVDHINETRLEAIERPLVVFTGTIRGDFPENSLPTDLELSLKEGAQVVFIKNSPDRLWVNGTIGTVETLTKDLIEVRLENGSIHAVEPEKWSNIRYIYDSQTRKIYEEELGSFTQYPIKLAWALTIHKSQGLTFNNVIIDIGRGAFTGGQTYVALSRCRSFEGMTLRSTVADRDIFVNPAIINFSRSFNDPIIIDEAMRKAHADECYLNAIANADKGDLARAFELFVEGNKSWPILENASAMRLARRKLGVVDSLRQRVAELEARIESDTRRFTDMAHEYTLLGDDCRLDDMPLPAIANYDKALTLLPDHVPALYGRALAYMALEDYTAAISDFDKVITLQPDHFDSLVRMGLAYHNLSDQHNAMDRCLIALDLSETHDYPRPLLSTLHSLLADIYDSIGDASSAQHHRQIAKRLKR